The proteins below are encoded in one region of Patescibacteria group bacterium:
- a CDS encoding glycosyltransferase family 2 protein — MTVSVIIPIFNEEEVIGNCLASLAKQTIPLEIIVVDDGSTDGSVKYATYKQSHKGPGAARNFGASKAKGDILVFVDADMEFAPDFVEKLIAPIVSGKAIGTYSEDEYLLNKDKPLARYWNLNFGRSVDKMDPRGYAAKATGLYKFGKTLLEKLEGEKADEERNKVFRAILREKFLSMGGFDTNVGYTDDWTIAEKLNAYPVAAKGAVYYHRSPDTLPEIWKQARWFGKNEFLTKNIIRRIYNLFRYCPFWAVLKLPDWQFFIFKLVFNGAVETSVLLSFFGEKKYK; from the coding sequence ATGACAGTATCGGTTATTATACCAATATTTAATGAGGAAGAGGTTATCGGAAATTGCCTGGCCAGCCTTGCCAAGCAAACCATCCCTTTGGAAATAATTGTTGTCGATGATGGCTCTACGGATGGCTCAGTAAAATACGCAACCTACAAACAAAGCCACAAGGGACCGGGAGCGGCCAGAAATTTTGGGGCCAGCAAAGCAAAAGGAGATATTCTGGTTTTTGTAGACGCGGATATGGAGTTTGCGCCGGATTTCGTGGAAAAGCTGATCGCTCCGATAGTGAGCGGGAAGGCTATCGGGACATACAGTGAAGATGAATATCTTCTTAATAAAGATAAACCCTTGGCCAGGTATTGGAATCTGAACTTTGGTCGAAGCGTCGATAAAATGGATCCGCGGGGATATGCTGCAAAAGCCACTGGTTTATATAAATTCGGGAAAACTTTACTGGAGAAACTGGAAGGCGAAAAGGCCGATGAAGAAAGGAACAAAGTTTTTCGCGCGATTCTTAGGGAAAAATTTCTTTCCATGGGCGGTTTTGATACCAATGTCGGCTATACGGATGACTGGACTATTGCGGAAAAACTGAACGCGTATCCGGTAGCTGCCAAAGGCGCTGTTTATTATCACCGAAGCCCGGATACTTTGCCAGAGATTTGGAAACAGGCCCGGTGGTTCGGAAAAAATGAATTTTTGACAAAGAACATAATCCGCCGGATTTACAACCTTTTCCGCTATTGTCCCTTTTGGGCGGTTCTTAAATTACCCGACTGGCAGTTTTTTATTTTTAAACTTGTTTTTAACGGCGCTGTTGAAACCAGCGTCCTGC
- a CDS encoding SDR family oxidoreductase yields MNCLVTGGAGFIGSHLVDRLLSDGHEVTVIDNFSTGRPENLAGKKVEIIKRSICDNLDQIFENEKFEVVFHLAAIPRVQLSINDPVNTHETNINGTFNLLLTCRKFNVKRFVFSSSSSVYGDQDRLPLVETMTPNPSSPYALHKLVGEHYCRLFRELYGLETISLRYFNVYGPRQNPDGGYANLIPKFFRMLKDGNSPVINGTGKQTRDFTYVGDVVEANLLAANTTNPDCFGQTFNVGAGKNYSVNEVAEIIIKLTGSKSKVSYGPKVVEPQNTLADISKSTKLLGWSPKTNFTEGMKIVFRTLK; encoded by the coding sequence ATGAATTGTTTAGTCACCGGAGGAGCAGGATTCATTGGCAGTCATCTTGTTGACCGATTATTATCCGACGGTCATGAAGTTACAGTTATTGATAACTTCTCAACGGGCAGACCGGAAAACCTCGCCGGAAAAAAAGTTGAAATAATTAAGAGAAGCATTTGCGATAATCTGGATCAAATTTTCGAAAATGAGAAATTTGAGGTAGTTTTTCACCTGGCTGCTATTCCGCGGGTTCAGCTCTCCATAAATGACCCCGTCAATACCCACGAAACTAATATCAACGGCACTTTTAATCTTTTGCTCACCTGTCGGAAGTTTAATGTAAAGCGGTTTGTCTTTTCCTCCAGCTCATCAGTTTATGGTGACCAGGACCGTTTACCGCTTGTCGAAACAATGACCCCGAACCCAAGTTCACCTTATGCCTTGCATAAGCTTGTTGGCGAGCATTATTGCCGCTTGTTCCGGGAGCTTTATGGCCTGGAAACTATCAGTTTGCGTTATTTTAATGTCTATGGTCCCCGTCAGAATCCAGATGGCGGTTACGCTAATCTTATTCCCAAATTCTTCCGGATGCTCAAAGACGGCAACAGTCCCGTAATTAATGGCACCGGGAAACAAACCAGAGACTTTACCTATGTTGGTGATGTTGTCGAAGCCAACCTTCTGGCCGCAAACACAACAAACCCCGATTGTTTTGGCCAAACTTTTAATGTTGGTGCCGGAAAGAATTACTCTGTTAACGAAGTGGCCGAAATAATTATTAAACTGACAGGCTCAAAATCCAAGGTTAGCTATGGGCCAAAAGTGGTCGAGCCTCAGAACACTCTGGCAGATATCTCTAAATCAACAAAACTGCTTGGCTGGTCGCCAAAAACCAATTTTACCGAGGGGATGAAAATAGTCTTTCGTACTCTGAAATAA
- a CDS encoding glycosyltransferase family 4 protein translates to MKIAFLNLYSGINNRGAESFTEELARRLDGKYEVRFFSGRDTTVKITQPEHQQPNNFFLMLRKRLFLDPAAISVLQFTKQILPQLQKEKYDWIIPLNGFWQVILCKFFLRSKILITGHSGPYWDERWNLWLKPDVFVATTEPTAQWAKKVSPWTRVETIPYGIDCETFRKAKPVKLDLERPIILCPAAAVPYKRVDLAIKAVAKMERGSLLHLGQGELLDEIKETGEKLLGKKRFLSLVVDYKDIPGYYAAADIITLPSSPQENSPMVFLESLAAGKVCVATDAPRPRWILGDAGIFVDPTDSDQYAKALEFAAGKTVAMREAERFSWPKIISEYERLFSSPR, encoded by the coding sequence ATGAAAATAGCATTTTTAAATCTTTACAGCGGAATTAATAATCGGGGAGCGGAAAGCTTTACAGAAGAACTGGCCCGCCGCCTGGACGGGAAATATGAAGTCAGATTTTTTTCAGGCAGAGATACGACCGTAAAAATTACTCAGCCGGAACACCAGCAGCCAAATAATTTCTTTTTAATGCTACGCAAGAGACTGTTCCTGGATCCGGCAGCTATTTCTGTACTTCAGTTTACCAAGCAGATATTGCCGCAATTGCAAAAAGAAAAATACGATTGGATAATTCCCTTGAACGGTTTTTGGCAGGTCATTCTTTGTAAGTTTTTTCTAAGAAGCAAAATTCTTATTACCGGCCACTCGGGGCCATATTGGGATGAAAGGTGGAATTTGTGGCTGAAGCCGGATGTGTTTGTGGCCACGACAGAGCCGACTGCCCAGTGGGCTAAGAAAGTCAGTCCGTGGACAAGAGTGGAAACAATTCCCTATGGTATCGATTGCGAAACTTTTAGGAAAGCAAAACCCGTAAAGCTAGATCTGGAACGACCAATTATTCTTTGTCCGGCTGCCGCTGTACCTTACAAAAGAGTTGATTTAGCCATAAAAGCCGTCGCGAAAATGGAGAGAGGAAGTTTGTTGCATTTGGGCCAGGGAGAATTATTGGATGAAATTAAAGAAACAGGTGAGAAGCTGTTGGGAAAGAAGCGGTTTTTGAGTTTGGTTGTAGATTATAAGGATATACCGGGCTACTATGCCGCCGCAGATATTATCACTCTGCCATCGAGCCCTCAGGAGAATTCGCCGATGGTTTTTCTGGAAAGTTTGGCCGCGGGAAAAGTTTGCGTGGCGACCGATGCGCCCCGGCCACGCTGGATTTTAGGTGATGCCGGAATTTTTGTTGACCCGACGGACAGCGATCAGTATGCAAAGGCCCTGGAGTTTGCTGCAGGTAAAACGGTTGCTATGAGAGAAGCAGAAAGATTTTCCTGGCCGAAAATTATTTCAGAGTACGAAAGACTATTTTCATCCCCTCGGTAA
- a CDS encoding class I SAM-dependent methyltransferase → MKIWSDKKYYERIARREKFDHPGFLRAVEYCKDAKAILDVGCGDGSKLKKLGGKTTKRKGCDVSDLAEKFGFDKFDGIKLPYKDNCFDRVVSFFVLEHTEKPKELLAEMVRVLRPGGLLIILAPNYGAPNRASPNFKGSRILKLLFNRSWNRVQPQTDTVDTFESDFDTTLEPYLGDVARFLRDKKLKIVEADSFWEMELPNAKPWQKVFRIFKYWGPHLFVVAEKPFDGAQGKL, encoded by the coding sequence ATGAAAATCTGGTCGGACAAAAAGTATTACGAGAGAATCGCCCGGAGAGAAAAGTTTGATCACCCCGGTTTTCTCAGGGCGGTCGAGTATTGTAAAGACGCTAAAGCAATCCTTGATGTCGGTTGCGGCGACGGCAGTAAGCTCAAAAAATTAGGCGGGAAAACAACCAAGCGTAAGGGCTGCGATGTCAGTGATTTGGCCGAAAAGTTTGGTTTTGATAAGTTTGACGGAATAAAACTGCCATATAAAGACAACTGTTTCGACCGGGTAGTCAGTTTTTTTGTTTTGGAGCACACGGAAAAACCAAAAGAGTTGTTGGCGGAAATGGTCAGGGTTCTCCGGCCCGGTGGATTATTAATAATTCTTGCGCCGAACTACGGCGCACCGAATCGCGCCTCGCCAAATTTTAAGGGATCGCGAATATTGAAACTATTATTTAACCGAAGCTGGAACCGGGTTCAGCCGCAAACTGACACCGTGGACACCTTTGAAAGTGATTTTGACACGACGTTAGAACCATATCTGGGAGATGTGGCTCGCTTTTTACGGGATAAAAAACTTAAAATAGTTGAAGCCGACTCTTTTTGGGAGATGGAACTCCCAAATGCTAAACCATGGCAGAAGGTTTTCCGAATATTTAAATATTGGGGACCGCACCTGTTTGTCGTGGCAGAAAAACCCTTCGACGGGGCTCAAGGTAAACTATGA
- a CDS encoding glycosyltransferase, producing MSVTVHSLVRNEDQFVGFALQSVLPLVDKILLYDTGSTDKTKDIINSIHDKKIFFEEKGPVSPEKLVSFRQEMIDRTKTDFFMLLDGDEVWSSTNIKKFLHDLETMPKEKIAVYCRSRNAVGDIYHYLPENAGKYQFQGRRGNFNMRGFRNIPGLTVGGVYPLEMYEYQGKSLNGWDEKLQFSDSWYLHATHLKRSSSNLKVAGIRSQKLEKGLVFQSQELPEVFAELDFPRRSVLYEVAASIVTPAKNIKRSFRI from the coding sequence ATGTCCGTCACCGTTCATAGCCTGGTTCGAAACGAAGACCAATTCGTGGGATTTGCTCTTCAATCGGTGCTTCCTTTAGTTGATAAGATACTTTTGTATGATACCGGTTCCACAGATAAGACAAAGGACATTATAAATAGTATCCACGATAAAAAAATTTTTTTCGAAGAAAAAGGTCCGGTTTCGCCGGAAAAGTTGGTCTCGTTTCGTCAGGAAATGATCGACCGGACAAAAACCGACTTTTTTATGCTTTTGGACGGCGACGAAGTTTGGTCTAGTACCAATATTAAAAAGTTTCTTCATGACCTGGAAACAATGCCTAAGGAAAAGATTGCCGTTTATTGTCGGAGCCGCAATGCGGTTGGTGACATCTATCACTATCTTCCGGAAAACGCGGGCAAATATCAATTTCAGGGGAGAAGGGGAAATTTTAATATGCGGGGTTTCCGAAACATTCCCGGCCTGACTGTTGGGGGAGTTTATCCCTTAGAGATGTATGAATATCAAGGGAAATCTCTAAATGGTTGGGACGAGAAATTGCAGTTTTCTGACAGTTGGTATCTGCACGCTACTCATTTGAAACGATCCTCAAGTAATCTGAAAGTGGCCGGGATTCGTTCTCAAAAGTTGGAAAAAGGATTGGTTTTTCAATCGCAAGAATTGCCCGAGGTATTTGCAGAATTAGATTTCCCAAGAAGATCGGTACTGTATGAAGTCGCTGCGAGTATAGTTACTCCTGCCAAAAATATTAAGAGGAGTTTCCGAATATGA
- a CDS encoding oligosaccharide flippase family protein: MWRLTNRQNFFQSAGLSAGTVFNSLLGFVFYILVARILGLSGFGYFSYLLGLGLLASELGDLGLGSALVKFGAQERFPAIFSLATLQRIAVGVIITAVFFVASIVLGDHLQIYGAAVGVSLLFVSLVTQSFLARQKYMSYVFVNIFGNTIRLALTYYLVVLGLLKTVSALTVFSLANAAAFIMGIAILWINFRWQLLDFTSARRILREVVNYCRWLALSYGIASLTAKIDIPILYLLGGAAVTGIYSSAQKLLSVFAQVAAALEGVFSPKLSTISQQTKAFRDYILISFLASLGMLATIIVSGIVIPLVFGNKYLEAIPAFNWMLVGMVFFFLSGPFTAVVLYQKGKSVWHLTGSAMQLIVSIALYFGLIPRFGIWGAVTAYILGQIFNFSYYLVVWQYVRHRS; encoded by the coding sequence ATGTGGCGGTTAACCAATAGACAGAATTTTTTTCAAAGTGCCGGTTTAAGCGCGGGGACGGTTTTTAACTCCCTCCTGGGGTTTGTTTTCTATATTCTGGTCGCCCGGATTTTGGGGCTTTCGGGCTTTGGTTATTTTTCCTATCTGCTTGGCCTGGGGCTCCTGGCTTCAGAACTGGGAGATCTGGGGCTGGGCAGCGCTTTAGTAAAGTTCGGGGCGCAGGAGCGGTTTCCGGCTATTTTTTCCCTGGCAACGCTTCAGAGAATTGCCGTCGGAGTAATTATTACAGCGGTCTTTTTTGTTGCTTCAATAGTTTTGGGAGATCATCTGCAAATTTACGGCGCGGCCGTCGGTGTCTCGCTCCTTTTTGTCAGTTTGGTTACCCAGAGTTTTTTGGCCAGACAGAAATATATGAGCTATGTCTTTGTCAACATTTTTGGCAATACCATCCGATTGGCGTTGACCTATTATCTGGTTGTTTTAGGGTTATTGAAGACAGTGTCAGCCCTGACAGTTTTTAGTCTGGCAAACGCTGCCGCTTTTATTATGGGGATAGCTATACTGTGGATAAACTTTCGCTGGCAGCTGCTAGACTTTACGAGTGCCCGCCGAATCCTTAGAGAAGTTGTTAATTATTGCCGCTGGTTGGCGTTGTCTTATGGTATCGCCTCGCTAACCGCAAAGATTGATATCCCCATACTTTATCTTTTGGGCGGAGCTGCCGTGACGGGTATTTACAGTTCGGCCCAAAAACTCCTTTCGGTTTTCGCCCAGGTGGCCGCGGCTCTGGAGGGAGTTTTTTCACCAAAACTTTCGACAATTTCCCAACAGACGAAGGCTTTTAGGGATTATATTCTGATATCTTTTCTGGCCAGTTTGGGAATGTTGGCAACGATTATTGTTTCCGGAATCGTTATTCCGCTGGTTTTTGGCAATAAATATCTGGAAGCAATTCCGGCCTTTAATTGGATGCTGGTCGGCATGGTTTTTTTCTTTCTTTCCGGGCCTTTCACTGCAGTGGTCTTGTACCAGAAAGGAAAATCGGTTTGGCATCTGACCGGTTCGGCGATGCAGCTGATTGTGAGTATCGCACTTTATTTCGGGCTAATACCCCGATTTGGAATTTGGGGAGCGGTAACAGCTTACATTTTGGGGCAGATTTTTAACTTTTCCTATTATTTAGTTGTTTGGCAATATGTCCGTCACCGTTCATAG
- a CDS encoding glycosyltransferase family 39 protein produces the protein MGKLILKQIKPNWFFLTLVVIYLITRAWGLVSWPLFTDEVYYLRLVREGISNPLWISFADGKEPLFFWLLTALSRLPDPILAGRVMSLLAGLGTATLVYFLGKELFDQRTGQIAMLFYVFSPFALVYNRLSLLDGLLVFLLTGFLFGLVKASRLKSLRWVLISGVFYGLALVTKTIAQMFVFLVPLTMLIIKKNKLLLLVIIIAGAIYLPILFAPGFAAIADKNQTFVYSPFFAAKHIREVLLTNLKMSLKDWLAVYLGVLPLVGVLIAGVYNLVHKNKSAAFLAITFFLPLLAEAFLAKIFFPRYLLILLVPGFLLDAYLIGSLKLGMLRLVILVAFLIQPLILFMQIEVSPATAPLPAVEQWQFFTGWPSGLKAAKQIEAIRILAAGKKIVVATENYGVGEFVRYYFSHDPGVNIRIINPGGAKIEADYVAVNQ, from the coding sequence ATGGGAAAATTGATCTTAAAGCAAATAAAACCTAACTGGTTTTTTCTGACTCTGGTTGTCATTTATTTGATAACACGAGCTTGGGGACTGGTTTCCTGGCCGCTTTTTACCGATGAGGTTTATTATCTTCGTTTGGTTCGGGAAGGGATAAGTAACCCGCTCTGGATTTCTTTTGCTGACGGGAAAGAACCGCTGTTTTTCTGGCTGCTGACTGCCCTTTCCAGATTACCCGACCCGATTCTGGCCGGAAGAGTTATGTCGCTTCTGGCGGGACTGGGGACAGCAACGCTGGTCTATTTTTTAGGAAAAGAATTGTTTGATCAGAGGACCGGTCAAATCGCGATGCTATTTTATGTCTTTTCACCGTTTGCCCTGGTTTATAACCGACTCAGCCTTCTGGACGGGCTTCTGGTTTTTCTTTTGACCGGATTTCTTTTTGGTTTAGTAAAGGCATCAAGGCTAAAGAGTCTTCGGTGGGTGCTGATATCCGGTGTTTTTTACGGGCTGGCCCTGGTCACCAAGACGATTGCCCAGATGTTTGTTTTTTTGGTGCCGCTGACAATGCTGATAATTAAAAAGAATAAATTACTATTGCTAGTTATTATCATTGCAGGAGCGATATATTTGCCAATTTTGTTTGCTCCCGGCTTTGCGGCCATTGCCGATAAAAACCAGACCTTTGTTTATTCGCCGTTTTTTGCCGCCAAACACATTCGGGAGGTACTCCTGACTAATTTAAAAATGAGTTTGAAAGATTGGCTGGCTGTTTATTTAGGGGTGCTGCCACTGGTTGGCGTTTTAATCGCCGGGGTTTATAACCTGGTTCACAAAAACAAATCGGCGGCATTTTTGGCGATAACTTTTTTTCTGCCACTGCTGGCTGAAGCTTTTTTGGCAAAGATTTTTTTCCCTCGGTATTTACTAATTTTATTGGTACCAGGGTTTCTGTTGGATGCTTATTTAATCGGTAGTCTAAAATTGGGAATGTTGCGTTTAGTGATCCTGGTTGCTTTTTTAATTCAGCCGTTAATTCTGTTTATGCAAATAGAGGTATCGCCGGCAACAGCGCCGCTACCGGCTGTGGAGCAGTGGCAATTCTTTACCGGTTGGCCTTCAGGGCTAAAAGCAGCAAAACAAATAGAAGCGATCAGGATTTTGGCAGCTGGTAAAAAAATTGTGGTTGCTACAGAAAACTATGGTGTCGGGGAATTTGTGCGCTATTATTTTTCTCATGACCCGGGAGTTAATATTAGAATAATTAACCCTGGCGGCGCTAAAATAGAGGCTGATTATGTGGCGGTTAACCAATAG
- a CDS encoding glycosyltransferase family 39 protein, giving the protein MKTKIFLLTILVLAVFMRFYHLPQLLHWTMDEEYWSYIPLNIATGYHFPLIGGSMADTGIYTTPWFVYLMAIVAFIGRGDPVVFGIFVSSLGAITALLVYFLGKKMFGERAAFFAAILYSGSMLMSLWDRHYWNASLTPILSLLVFYFVYKRKLILLALTLALAVSAHGTGMSLFLFAVLALVMGYQKLNIKTTVLAAIIFLLSFSPVFLFEARHNFLELRALATYFTAPKANTQTFPNRTVAVTTELLNTSGKLFAYQDNNDVSSQLTLGDNTLDRGQMQIVSVLMLFLVIVSLKLAKKDRAYQLLWLQVGATVLGLLIFRSPISGYYYTPIAIPLFFLAGTSFDRIWQNNLGKMFGVVLIGIFLWLNMTKMLAAYHSESYPEKLQAVQKAIQVVGNQPFSFDVTCLGHCQPYGFRYLFTYLGHEPVKSYMDLYLSWLYTDRLPKSAPFYEVNFIIKDGKIDLKANKT; this is encoded by the coding sequence GTGAAGACTAAAATTTTTTTGCTGACTATTTTGGTTTTGGCGGTTTTCATGCGCTTCTATCATTTGCCGCAGCTTTTGCATTGGACAATGGATGAAGAATATTGGAGTTACATCCCGCTTAACATTGCCACCGGTTATCATTTTCCCCTGATCGGCGGCAGTATGGCCGACACCGGGATTTACACCACGCCCTGGTTTGTCTATTTAATGGCGATCGTGGCTTTTATCGGCCGGGGGGATCCAGTGGTTTTTGGAATTTTTGTTTCATCTTTGGGAGCGATTACAGCTCTATTGGTATATTTCCTGGGCAAAAAAATGTTTGGCGAACGGGCGGCTTTTTTTGCCGCCATATTATATTCCGGCTCGATGCTGATGAGCCTGTGGGACCGGCATTATTGGAATGCCTCGCTTACCCCAATTTTAAGTTTACTAGTGTTCTATTTCGTCTATAAACGAAAATTAATACTCCTGGCACTAACTTTGGCCTTAGCCGTCAGCGCTCACGGAACAGGGATGTCGCTTTTCTTATTTGCGGTTTTGGCCTTGGTAATGGGCTACCAAAAATTGAATATTAAAACTACGGTTTTGGCGGCAATAATTTTTCTCCTGTCTTTTTCTCCGGTTTTTCTTTTTGAAGCCCGGCACAATTTTTTGGAACTGCGAGCCTTGGCGACATACTTTACGGCCCCAAAAGCCAATACTCAAACTTTTCCTAATAGGACAGTAGCGGTAACGACAGAATTATTAAATACTTCCGGAAAGTTGTTTGCTTATCAGGATAACAATGATGTTAGTAGTCAGCTTACTTTGGGAGACAATACTCTGGACCGAGGACAGATGCAAATTGTTTCAGTATTGATGCTTTTCCTGGTGATAGTTTCGTTAAAATTGGCGAAGAAAGATCGGGCATACCAGCTGTTGTGGTTGCAAGTTGGGGCGACGGTTTTAGGATTGTTGATTTTCCGCAGCCCAATTTCCGGCTATTATTACACTCCGATAGCAATTCCTTTGTTTTTTCTTGCCGGGACCAGCTTTGATCGGATTTGGCAAAACAACCTCGGGAAAATGTTTGGTGTAGTCTTAATCGGGATTTTTCTCTGGCTTAATATGACAAAAATGCTGGCCGCCTATCACAGCGAATCCTATCCGGAAAAGTTGCAGGCGGTGCAAAAAGCTATTCAGGTCGTGGGTAATCAGCCGTTTTCTTTTGATGTTACCTGTCTGGGCCATTGTCAACCGTATGGTTTTCGCTATCTTTTTACCTATTTGGGCCATGAGCCGGTAAAATCTTATATGGACTTATATTTATCCTGGCTGTACACTGATCGATTACCGAAATCTGCACCTTTTTATGAGGTTAATTTCATAATTAAAGATGGGAAAATTGATCTTAAAGCAAATAAAACCTAA
- a CDS encoding class I SAM-dependent methyltransferase, translating into MREDLYPEMYRQEKTYWWHVAKRQLVKRFLQGKKILDVGCGTGSMLSELKESGYDAYGLDGSREALVFCRKRGLEKVKAADFEKPLPYPAGTFDTVLCLDVLEHVEHDDKLLSGIYELLQDGGRLILTVPAYQFLWTYWDEMLGHKRRYTLGQARKLVANSGLRVEKATYFFCPHSPAFIIRLIKSRLGGRQESDFVELPPAVNNFLLFAAAVERFLLRFINMPFGVSILIVAKK; encoded by the coding sequence ATGAGGGAAGACCTTTATCCGGAGATGTACCGCCAGGAGAAAACTTACTGGTGGCATGTCGCCAAAAGGCAACTAGTTAAAAGGTTTTTGCAAGGGAAAAAGATTCTGGATGTCGGCTGCGGGACCGGGTCAATGCTATCAGAACTGAAAGAATCCGGGTATGACGCGTATGGGCTGGACGGTTCAAGAGAGGCTTTGGTGTTTTGCCGAAAGCGGGGACTGGAAAAAGTTAAAGCCGCGGACTTTGAAAAACCCCTGCCCTATCCTGCGGGAACTTTTGATACTGTCTTATGTTTGGATGTTTTGGAACATGTGGAGCATGACGACAAGTTGCTTTCCGGCATATACGAACTCCTGCAAGACGGCGGCAGATTAATTCTCACTGTCCCGGCCTATCAGTTTTTGTGGACCTATTGGGACGAAATGCTTGGCCACAAACGCCGCTACACTCTGGGGCAGGCGCGAAAGCTCGTGGCTAACAGTGGTCTGCGGGTGGAAAAGGCAACCTATTTTTTTTGTCCCCATTCCCCGGCTTTTATTATCCGTTTAATTAAAAGCCGGCTGGGCGGCCGCCAGGAGTCGGATTTTGTGGAGCTGCCGCCGGCAGTTAATAATTTTCTTCTCTTTGCCGCGGCTGTCGAAAGGTTTCTCCTGCGTTTTATCAACATGCCGTTTGGAGTGTCGATATTAATCGTGGCCAAAAAGTGA
- a CDS encoding DUF2142 domain-containing protein translates to MKWLRSNYFLVLLLAAVLLKSLLWINLVPIFQTPDEQAHFAQLQWYAEKKTTQIDPVNNLSLEEATAEDILGTRRDERGNNKYTYHPEYKNNSPVPVMPIVARTTYVGQEAAVYPPLYYDLSVPFYNAVYSQNLVNRVMAARILPVILNLLLAAVAFKIGKLIWEDNLFAFSLGIIVSFQPMISYVSAGIHPDNLLNLLYSLGILILLFALKKGFSWKLAVVSAATLFLGMQTKQFMIFFLPVAVAVFVYLFFKRKLLGIILAAGVLLSPIAAFLLRIPIPYMPGVGPAGAISFLDYLHFRVGKLAFEMWPWYWGVFKWLGVTLPPMVMKIITRVAVLAALGLVIKILLAAKNWKITFELKALIFFLLSSAFYLIYLVFWDWRLMQSTGFSLGLQGRYLFPNIIPQMALLLAGITALFGRWKKIGAILSATAMVALNVIAMQLVFNIYH, encoded by the coding sequence ATGAAGTGGCTGCGGAGTAATTATTTTTTGGTTTTATTGCTGGCGGCAGTTTTACTTAAAAGCCTGCTTTGGATAAATCTGGTGCCGATTTTTCAGACCCCGGATGAACAGGCACATTTTGCTCAGTTGCAGTGGTACGCGGAAAAGAAGACCACTCAAATCGATCCGGTAAATAATCTTTCGTTAGAGGAAGCGACTGCCGAAGATATTCTGGGGACGCGCCGGGATGAGCGGGGAAATAATAAGTATACCTACCATCCGGAATATAAAAACAATTCTCCCGTTCCGGTTATGCCTATCGTGGCCAGGACTACTTATGTCGGTCAGGAAGCTGCCGTCTATCCACCGCTTTATTATGACCTTTCGGTGCCTTTTTATAACGCTGTCTATTCTCAAAATCTTGTCAACCGGGTAATGGCCGCCAGAATCCTACCGGTAATTTTAAATTTGCTTTTGGCGGCAGTCGCTTTCAAAATCGGAAAACTGATCTGGGAAGATAATCTTTTCGCTTTTTCCCTGGGAATAATAGTCTCCTTTCAGCCGATGATTTCCTATGTTTCAGCCGGCATCCATCCAGATAATCTGCTTAATCTTTTATATTCTCTGGGAATACTGATTTTGCTTTTTGCCTTAAAGAAGGGGTTTTCCTGGAAACTGGCAGTGGTATCAGCCGCCACCTTGTTCTTGGGAATGCAGACGAAACAGTTTATGATTTTTTTCCTGCCCGTTGCGGTGGCGGTTTTTGTCTATCTCTTTTTCAAAAGAAAGCTTTTGGGAATCATATTGGCGGCGGGAGTCCTGCTTTCGCCGATTGCGGCTTTTCTTTTGCGTATACCAATCCCTTACATGCCCGGGGTTGGTCCCGCCGGAGCAATTAGCTTTTTGGATTATTTGCATTTCCGAGTTGGAAAACTGGCGTTTGAAATGTGGCCGTGGTATTGGGGAGTTTTCAAATGGCTGGGAGTTACCTTGCCGCCGATGGTTATGAAAATAATCACCCGGGTGGCAGTTCTGGCCGCACTTGGATTAGTGATAAAAATATTGTTAGCAGCTAAAAACTGGAAAATTACTTTTGAGTTAAAGGCGTTAATTTTTTTTCTTCTTTCTTCCGCCTTCTATCTTATTTATCTGGTCTTTTGGGACTGGCGGCTGATGCAGTCAACCGGATTCTCCCTGGGGCTTCAGGGAAGATATCTTTTTCCCAATATCATTCCCCAGATGGCCCTCCTTTTGGCAGGTATCACAGCTCTTTTCGGGCGCTGGAAAAAAATTGGGGCAATTCTTTCGGCCACAGCCATGGTGGCTTTAAATGTTATTGCAATGCAGTTAGTCTTTAATATTTATCACTAA